In Myxococcus stipitatus, the following are encoded in one genomic region:
- a CDS encoding TIGR04552 family protein yields MKAPSLTPVLPDTPVRTVAEMGLRELERIRLILRGGSVIEWRRMHFQVREEVDRFLRLCQLDVSRPFDEAWARLVLAEAVAYLRKTFNYRVADAVAKPGEIHDLFLLASGAKGNARHRRIACVVLKVMHVIQHIEGRDLLFRLAISEAELAELVMEKVLGVAREMQEKGLPVVEFAHSIKTQDSLVTKLLAKKETVAAQVYDRTRFRIVTRSREDLLPVLYFLTQRLFPFHLVVPGQTENTLVPFKGVLEENPHFEQFIPKLHLDRNYEDREDRGGNTFSGSSYRALNFVVDIPVRMDAYLPPPEEDMRPRKGRVVISLVEFQIVDAETAKQNELGENSHEAYKRRQKKRVLKRLSQGLVVPKRQG; encoded by the coding sequence GTGAAGGCCCCTTCTCTAACTCCAGTACTTCCCGACACCCCCGTCCGTACAGTTGCGGAAATGGGGCTTCGTGAACTCGAGCGCATTCGACTCATTCTGCGCGGAGGCTCAGTTATTGAATGGCGGCGAATGCACTTCCAGGTCAGGGAGGAAGTCGACCGGTTCCTGCGGCTCTGTCAACTCGATGTTTCTCGGCCCTTTGACGAGGCATGGGCCCGGCTCGTATTGGCAGAGGCGGTGGCCTATCTACGTAAGACGTTCAACTATCGCGTGGCTGATGCAGTCGCGAAGCCTGGAGAAATTCACGACCTGTTCCTCCTGGCGTCAGGGGCAAAGGGGAATGCGCGGCACCGGCGCATCGCATGCGTCGTGCTGAAGGTGATGCACGTCATCCAGCATATCGAGGGCCGAGACCTTCTCTTCCGGCTTGCCATCTCAGAAGCGGAGTTGGCGGAGTTGGTGATGGAGAAGGTGTTAGGGGTTGCTCGAGAAATGCAGGAAAAGGGACTTCCTGTGGTGGAGTTCGCCCACTCCATCAAGACGCAGGATTCGCTTGTCACGAAGCTTCTCGCGAAGAAAGAGACGGTTGCAGCTCAGGTCTATGACAGGACACGATTTCGAATCGTGACTCGTTCAAGAGAAGATCTGCTGCCCGTATTGTATTTCCTCACGCAGCGGTTGTTTCCCTTTCATCTGGTGGTTCCCGGCCAGACGGAGAATACACTGGTCCCCTTCAAGGGTGTGCTTGAGGAGAACCCCCATTTCGAACAGTTCATCCCCAAGCTCCACCTCGACCGTAACTATGAGGATCGAGAAGATAGAGGTGGGAACACATTCTCTGGTAGTTCCTATCGGGCTCTCAACTTCGTCGTGGATATTCCGGTGAGGATGGATGCCTACCTGCCTCCACCCGAAGAAGACATGCGGCCTCGAAAGGGCCGTGTCGTCATCTCTCTGGTGGAGTTTCAGATCGTCGATGCGGAGACAGCAAAGCAGAACGAGCTCGGGGAGAACTCCCATGAGGCCTACAAGCGCCGCCAGAAGAAGCGAGTCTTGAAGAGGCTGAGTCAGGGACTCGTAGTTCCAAAACGCCAGGGATGA
- a CDS encoding Ig-like domain-containing protein: protein MTNRLRLFTPLFSFFLLFGCINVPEVVDPPPDGGGDRPDGGGADGGETPTQDFELAVAPQEETVAQGGAKSFVVTVVRKNGFQGAVTVMLVSPPTGVSAPAVAIPAAETTGTLNVSVGANTPPLSLTLTVRGTAGTIQRTRSLVLNVVPQGSLMVSWVAPSESRSVVNGPVSTEVSVEGGQAEQVELLRGETVIHTWTAAPYKYQWNTGDGPEGEFALKARATRGGSAYLSAERMVVVDRTAPRIESRQPVPGATQVSVRTAIQVRFSEPVRASSVTAANVGLTGNGGAGIPATVELSSDGRTLTVAPANVLPTSTTVTVKLGASGSPIVDIAGNALELPRDFSFTTEGPTPDMTPPTILSTSPGNSAIGVARNTMIEIVFSEPMNKASVEGAFAILSPAGLNTGMLLWNTSSTVMTYSFPTELSHGTELRWQISTNARDAAGNALPETVAKAFRTIRQGTATFDFDEGTSGTVDSPGFFRQTSFYNMATVGDNAGNFIERLFLGFQMSTLPEELTIIRQARLKWWTGGQIGDPFGKLGQLILEPVNIGNALPIKFDTNPELEKAYYSYPLASGINIPPSSIGRPGITDITPMVIADWANRASRNKRTQYRLRFEIRSAGDGALHRLHSDSESDPKLAELEVTYEYP from the coding sequence ATGACGAACCGACTTCGCCTGTTCACTCCCCTCTTCTCGTTCTTCTTGTTGTTTGGGTGCATCAACGTCCCGGAGGTGGTGGACCCACCGCCGGATGGAGGTGGAGACAGGCCGGACGGTGGCGGAGCGGATGGCGGTGAGACGCCGACCCAGGATTTCGAGTTGGCAGTGGCCCCGCAGGAGGAGACGGTGGCCCAGGGCGGGGCGAAGAGCTTCGTGGTCACCGTGGTTCGCAAGAACGGGTTCCAGGGGGCTGTCACCGTGATGCTGGTGAGTCCGCCCACGGGCGTGAGTGCGCCAGCGGTGGCGATTCCTGCGGCCGAGACGACGGGCACGTTGAATGTGAGCGTCGGGGCGAATACCCCGCCGTTGAGCTTGACGCTCACGGTGCGAGGGACGGCGGGGACGATTCAGCGGACGCGGAGCTTGGTGCTGAATGTCGTCCCGCAGGGGAGCCTGATGGTGTCCTGGGTGGCGCCCTCCGAGTCCCGGAGCGTGGTCAACGGGCCGGTGTCCACGGAGGTGTCCGTGGAGGGGGGACAGGCAGAGCAGGTGGAGTTGCTGCGAGGGGAGACGGTGATCCACACGTGGACGGCGGCCCCGTACAAGTACCAGTGGAACACGGGGGATGGGCCGGAGGGGGAGTTCGCGCTGAAGGCCCGGGCGACGCGTGGGGGTTCGGCGTATCTGAGTGCCGAGCGGATGGTGGTGGTGGACCGGACTGCGCCGCGGATTGAGTCACGGCAGCCGGTGCCGGGGGCAACGCAGGTGAGTGTCCGGACGGCGATTCAGGTGAGGTTCAGCGAGCCGGTCCGGGCGTCGAGTGTGACGGCGGCGAATGTGGGGCTAACGGGGAATGGCGGGGCGGGCATTCCGGCGACGGTGGAGCTGTCGTCGGATGGGCGGACACTGACTGTGGCCCCTGCCAATGTGTTGCCTACTTCGACGACTGTGACTGTGAAGCTTGGGGCGAGTGGTTCTCCGATTGTGGATATCGCGGGGAATGCGCTTGAGCTGCCTCGTGATTTCTCATTCACCACCGAAGGGCCTACTCCGGACATGACGCCGCCAACCATCCTGTCCACCTCCCCTGGAAACTCTGCAATCGGAGTTGCTCGAAACACGATGATCGAGATCGTGTTTTCTGAACCCATGAACAAAGCGTCCGTGGAAGGAGCCTTCGCGATTCTCTCACCTGCAGGCCTCAATACGGGAATGCTCCTCTGGAACACGTCGTCGACAGTGATGACATATTCATTCCCGACAGAGCTGTCGCACGGAACAGAGCTGCGATGGCAAATCTCCACCAACGCGCGGGATGCCGCAGGGAACGCACTGCCAGAAACAGTCGCTAAAGCCTTCAGGACGATTCGGCAGGGAACCGCCACTTTCGACTTTGATGAAGGGACCAGCGGGACAGTGGATTCGCCAGGGTTTTTCCGGCAAACCAGCTTCTACAATATGGCCACGGTTGGCGACAATGCAGGCAATTTCATTGAAAGGCTTTTCCTAGGCTTCCAGATGTCAACTCTTCCCGAAGAACTCACTATCATCCGCCAAGCACGGCTGAAATGGTGGACGGGTGGTCAGATCGGAGATCCCTTCGGCAAGCTTGGCCAACTCATCCTCGAACCAGTGAACATTGGAAACGCATTGCCTATCAAATTCGATACCAATCCAGAACTCGAGAAGGCGTATTACTCATACCCCCTTGCATCTGGAATCAACATCCCACCGAGTTCAATTGGGCGCCCCGGCATTACTGACATCACCCCCATGGTGATCGCGGACTGGGCAAACCGGGCATCCCGAAACAAGAGAACCCAATACCGTCTCCGATTCGAAATCAGATCAGCCGGAGATGGCGCATTACATCGCTTGCACTCCGACTCCGAGTCGGACCCAAAGCTGGCTGAACTGGAAGTCACCTACGAGTATCCCTGA